The nucleotide window CGAGTCAAGGCTCGTGTACGCTGGTAACTGATACTGACCTGGAATGTAAACCGCTTACTGCAGAGAGTAGAGTGACAAGAGTTCCcctgcccctacacacacacacacacacacacacacacacacatgcatgcacaaacacacacacacacacaccaatacacatgcatacacacacacacacagacacagaaagagagagagagagagagagagagagagagagagagagagagagagagagagagacaccactTTTCATTCTATGTCTTTCTTTTAAACTGCTTCGCTCAGGACCATGGAGAAGGACTTAATAGATCACCCAGACTGAGACTATGTCTCTGGCCAaatttcatttgtttttatatttttgtctCGGCCATACCTGACACCATCACTACAGGTAAGATGTGCAATAGTCTATGCATTTTCTTATTGTCCTTGCATGAAATTAGGGCTGCACATAAATAATCCTCCATATCTTCAGGGGTATGGAAAAAAGATAATATTGAGCAATGAACAAAATGTTTCTATTTTCAGGTTTGCCATAGGCCTATCCTTTTATCTGATATTTTATTCTGATGATACATAGcctattttgttttgatctgaCGAAAAATATCTACATTATTAGAATTATGGATTTAAAAAACGTGTAGCCTATGGCTTTTAGTTATGTCTGACATTTAggctacaataaaaaaaaatataagcCTAGTGCCCATAGCTACATGCCTAAAATCAATGTGTGTATTTGGGAGAGAATCAAacaattaaaatgtaaaaatggaTGCATCCTGGCCTACCATTGTTTTTATAATGTCTGTCTCTAGAGGCTACTCCATGTGGTCTTGCCATTAGTTACATGAGAAACGTTGCCTACAAAAGGTAACTTCCATTTGTTGGGGGGTGCATCTGAATTCTTGCCTTTCTTCGTGCATTAGCCAATAAGCCTAGAGGCCTTCGCGTTGatttcaatatatatatatatatatatatatatatatatagttctcTAGCCAGTTCCATCGCTGTCGTCGTAGCAAGCAACAGAGATGGAAGATTGGAAAACAGCAACAGGTGCTGTATCCAGAGCAGCAGAGAGAACACTCTCGATGGCTCTGGCTATATCCATAAAAACTCTTCCTCCAGTTTAGTATTCCAAACTTAAAGGGACCTTTCACGTTCACACTCAGTTGGTTGATAAGATCAAGTAGCTTAAGCTGTAAAAGAAAGAGGGGTACACAAATTCACATCACTCAATAATTACCTTCGACTTGGTCTAATTTGATACTCTGTAATGGCAGCCAGCCgattatacttttttttttttttacaaatggaAAAAATGGAACAAAGTTACGGTTTTTAAAGACTTCTGTGTATAAAAACATTGCAATTCCCGCCACATTCAAAACTGTTTCAAATAGGAATGTTCCACTTTGTCAACTACTTAGGGGAAAGTTGTCAGGAATAATTATGGTTTAATACAAAACAAGAACAATTAAGACTCGAATGGCTCTATATTGCAGAATATTTTCCAAAAAGTATTAAATTAACACTGCAAGGATATGCAGATGCTACTGATATAGTCTCAtcatcaaatgtttttttttagtgttagTCTACCGATTCTCTTTTTCCTCTAGGCCAGCAACTGGCCTTTCTGAAGAAGATTTTTACTGTGGTGTGTTAGTGAAGGGCGGTGCCTATGCAAGCAGAACCAGTAACTAGCAAGCTTGCTAGTTAATTAATTAGTCGGTTAAAATACATAACTGACATTAATTTACGCAGtatttgtttaatttatttttgtccGAACTAGATTAGCGCTCACTATCCTTCTCTTTGACATGGAAGAAACATCGGTAAGTTTAAGAGAATATTCTCTATGCTATCCAAATTTGCTAACCTGagaataacgttaacgttatgctAGCAGCAATCGAAAAGTTAGACTTAGTTAGCAAATGATCGGGAAAGATGAAGTTGTTAATGCTGATTTCAATGTctaattaaaattaaatgtgTTGAATGTCCATTGTTTGCTTTTGTATGTACTTACTGCTGTCTAATTTTGCATTTATTTGATTTGGCTACATTAAAgcaacattaggctgtgtagaTTGATTTATGTCAAACGGCTAACTGTTCACCACAGTTGAGATGTAGCAGAGGTTACCTGTACATGAATGCAGTGCAGAGTTTACGATTAACAGTCTGACTGCATAAAACAGACTGCATTAACAGTCCAGATTAATTTAATGGTATGTATTCTGGCACAGCTGAGCAACAGGCAGTATCAGTGGGTGCCATGTTATTTTGTAACATTGAACGAAAATGTCTTACTCCTTCAACCAGACCCAGACCACCCCTTCCTCCCCCAGCTCTGTCTCTTCGTCGGATCACAGTGTTCCCTTAACCTTACATCATGCCCCACGGTTTGGGACAGTCATTCCCAATCGCATATTTGTTGGTGGAATTGACATAAAGGTAGATATCTTGAAACACAAAAAGCGGTTGCTCTCATTGCTCTTGTGTACAAAGCGCAAAATAAGTGCACCACGTGTATGAGAGCATCTTACAAACAGTCGGTTAATTGTTTACCTGTGTCACACCTGTTGTTATGTCTGCGTGGAACCATTTGTCTCCACAGACAAATGAAAGCGATTTGAGGCGTTTTTTCTCTCAGCATGGGGCTGTCAAAGAAGTAAAAATTGTCATTGATCGCGCTGGAGTGTCCAAAGGGTAAGTTAACTAATTACCAGAACATTTTGTTGTAGTTGCTTCTATGCACAAGTTCATTTTTGAAGTATTTATTTTCCCATGGTCTTTTGTCTGACCTTTAGGTATGGCTTTGTCACCTTTGAAACTCAAGAAGATGCTCAGAAAGTCCTTCAGGATGTAAGTTAAACTGTCCACTTTGATCCTCCTTTCAACAGAAATAGTGTATATAGCTTAAGGAGAATTTCAGTTCAATACTCTTAATATCAAGAGCTTGGTTCTCCTCTTCATGTTAGAATAGTTATGCATTTACACAGCTATTTCTGCTCTTGGCACTCAGTGTCAGTTAGCCACATTAGCATGTTAGCCTGGCCAGATGACCCTCTGGTTAATCCAATGGCCATGCCAAGGCAGTTATCACGGTTTTGATTACATATGGTGGGGTTAATGCTTTTCAGGGTGTGTACTTGGGGCACACCCCACACATGGCCCCTTTTGCCTTAACCACCAGGCGTCTTGctactcctctttctctctctgcctctctctcactcttactccctctctttttttactGCCACCCCTCTCACTCCTGTCACTATGCTTTTTCTTCCCATTCTTGACCTGCTACCCCTTTGTGTTgcccctacacatacacacacccttcacCCCCTCACCTTCTCTTTTCTCATGCCTCAGGCTGACCGGCTGTCTTTCCGGGACAAGAGGCTCAACATCGGCCAAGCCATCCGCAAGCAGCAAGTGGGCATGCACTGTAAGAGATATAGAGCTTTTGGACAGCGGAACATTTGTAGTTAAAATCATGTTTTTGAAgtttactgctgtgtgtgtgcatctccgtttatgttttgaatattgtattcacAGTCCTCAAGCAAATATATGTATTATATTGTGTTATAAATCATACGTAATTACATGAAGTAAATTGCTATTCGCGTTATGACAATTATGAAAGCAGTCTTTGTGTCTTCATGAAGTTTGGCATATACATACTCCTTGAGGTAAAACGTAAGAGTTTGTATTGCTGGGGGTTTGCCTTATCTTCAAACCTGCCTCTTTCATTCAGCAGGTGGATTTGTGATTCCTAATCTTAACCCTGCTACGGCTTTCCCTGGTCCTTGTGGCACCATGTACCTCACCACCTCCACGGGGTACCCCTATACCTACCACAATGGGGTGGCATACTTCCACCCCCCAGAGGTGAACACTCCTGCCTCACACTGGCCTGTGAGTCCCATGCTCCTTACTGTTGGACACAGTTTTTAATGTAATACATCTAGAAATCTGACATTTAAATATTTAGCAAAGTTGAAGAGAAATGCAATGAAAAGTGTTGTTATTTCTATATTTGTATTGTATACTAGATTTTTTATTtgaagtattattattattgtagtaTAAGTATTTATCTTTTAACAATTAAATATGCTGTACACCCAACATCAGCTTAACATCAGCtttatttaatgtgtgtgtgtgtatgtgtgtgtgtgtgtgtgtgtgtgtgtgtgtgtgtgtgtgttttagtctcGTTCCATGTCTGGGTCCCCTGTCATGGTTGCTCCCTCTGCTCCGCCAGTCTACCCTCAACCTGCTTACCACCATGCTTACCAGGTTAGACCTTCCTCAAGCATCCAGAGAATGGTTGACACTCACTCCAAGCATCTGACATCTTACACTGTAGAACAATGTTCATATCGTGCAAATATGTAATCACTCTGAAATGAGTGTTGCAAACTGATAATTAACAAGGTCCATTGTGCGCTTATGAGGAAAACAATTCACAATCAAGAGTCAAATAAACACCATATTATGGAATTTATTTTCATATGATTTTATACAGTTTTTAGAAAATAATTTTGCATCTTGTTATTTaatgcaaaatacaaaaaaagtggTTAGATAGATCTTGTCAAATCTCGGATAACAAAGACTTTCACACAGCTCATTGTGTAATTTCATGgaattcatttaaaaacataaatcAAATGTGCATCATGTAGATATAGTTCTGAATAGTACCGTTGTCATGGTGAATCACAAgtttctgtcttttcttctcTATAGGCTCCTGCACAGTGTGTGCCCACAACTCTTCAGTGGAGCATCCCACGGGTACAGAATTTAGAgtttatgactgtgtgtggCAGTGATGCAGCTGAACATAATGCTCtttgtgtttgtacagtatatgtgtgtgtgtttgcttatgACATGTCTGTGTTTATTGACACATACGTGCATGTGGtggtatgcctgtgtgtgtgtgtgcagtctccAGTGCCCCCTAGCCCCATCCTGTACATGCAGCCCTCTGATCATCGCTACCAGCCTGTGGAGATGCCTGCTGACGTCTCCTGCATCCAGACCTCCATCCCCCTGACTGAAGCCTCCATGCCAGAGGTACACAGGCCATTGAGTAGCAGTAGCAAACTCTGAAGAGCCTTAGCAGGCTCTGTCCCGCCAGAGGTACATGGCTCTTTTAGTAGCAGTATCAGACCCCGAGTAGCAGTAGACCGCTCTCTGACATGCCAGAAGTGCTTGGCCGatacagtagtagtagtagcaggcTCTTCAGAGGTATACGGTCCATAGAGTCTATGTGGATCAGCTCCACTCATTATCAAtgaagtctattccagacagtTGCC belongs to Alosa alosa isolate M-15738 ecotype Scorff River chromosome 23, AALO_Geno_1.1, whole genome shotgun sequence and includes:
- the LOC125288768 gene encoding protein boule-like: MEETSTQTTPSSPSSVSSSDHSVPLTLHHAPRFGTVIPNRIFVGGIDIKTNESDLRRFFSQHGAVKEVKIVIDRAGVSKGYGFVTFETQEDAQKVLQDADRLSFRDKRLNIGQAIRKQQVGMHSGGFVIPNLNPATAFPGPCGTMYLTTSTGYPYTYHNGVAYFHPPEVNTPASHWPSRSMSGSPVMVAPSAPPVYPQPAYHHAYQAPAQCVPTTLQWSIPRSPVPPSPILYMQPSDHRYQPVEMPADVSCIQTSIPLTEASMPEQTHMDHMVQPAYHHFYLQNPAGMGPIIIHQETGKEQKFHSTRRGFPHSPISLKGRCSRSPHYTHLRKDHVAAAAAAELTELPAQQATEPLNDLTR